AGTGGAGAGAAGCCCGCCTCGCCCCTCACGATGGGTACGGCACCGGAGTCCTCGACGGAGCCCTGCCAGCGCAGGCCGTAGCCGATGCTGCGCTGCACGAGGTAGCCGAGCAGCCGGGCCACCTGCGTGCCGTCCTCGAAGACGGCCCGCACCTCGGGGTCGGACTCCAGGAGCGAGTGCAGCAGATGGGCCGTGTCGATCTGCCGGTCCCCGTCCCGGACGGCCCGTCGGCGGGCACCGGAGAGCACCGCTGCCAGCTCGTCGCTGAGCCCGGCATCGTTCTCCGTTCGCCGGCCGCC
This genomic window from Streptomyces sp. DG2A-72 contains:
- a CDS encoding Clp protease N-terminal domain-containing protein → MQPRIPRQAAQEQGGRRTENDAGLSDELAAVLSGARRRAVRDGDRQIDTAHLLHSLLESDPEVRAVFEDGTQVARLLGYLVQRSIGYGLRWQGSVEDSGAVPIVRGEAGFSPLAAGAMEYARERAARRGGEPALGIDLLAAIVVDPQARAVEVLDRAGVDAHALYVRIERHLEKTG